One stretch of Monomorium pharaonis isolate MP-MQ-018 chromosome 10, ASM1337386v2, whole genome shotgun sequence DNA includes these proteins:
- the LOC105836008 gene encoding probable salivary secreted peptide, which produces MSHKYIISLAVLVITLLTISTEPTNGAVASYESHNLIIGTRMPGDKLVLQENVVKNSGWLKVQVVEKTFTAPKGERITVVEALDQKTNGKGAYASVLNGGPGQNFVTMKFKSQRGHSIKFVLKLYARP; this is translated from the coding sequence ATGTCGCACAAGTATATAATCAGTTTGGCCGTTCTAGTCATCACATTGTTGACCATCAGCACCGAACCGACTAATGGAGCTGTCGCTTCGTACGAATCGCATAATCTAATTATCGGCACTAGGATGCCCGGTGACAAGCTTGTTCTTCAAGAAAATGTCGTCAAGAATTCTGGCTGGTTGAAAGTTCAGGTTGTTGAAAAGACCTTCACTGCTCCGAAAGGGGAACGTATCACTGTAGTTGAAGCATTGGACCAGAAGACGAACGGAAAGGGCGCGTACGCTAGTGTTTTAAATGGTGGACCCGGACAAAACTTCGTCACCATGAAGTTTAAGAGTCAGAGAGGCCACAGCATTAAGTTCGTTTTAAAACTGTACGCACGACCTTAA